In one window of Pseudoalteromonas sp. GCY DNA:
- a CDS encoding YqaE/Pmp3 family membrane protein, whose protein sequence is MDLLRIIIAILLPPLGVFLQVGLGGAFWLNILLTLLGYIPGIVHAVWVIARR, encoded by the coding sequence ATGGATTTATTGAGGATCATCATTGCAATCCTGCTTCCACCACTCGGCGTGTTCTTGCAAGTCGGTCTTGGCGGGGCTTTTTGGTTAAATATTTTGCTGACATTGTTGGGTTATATACCAGGAATTGTGCATGCAGTGTGGGTGATCGCCCGTCGGTAA
- a CDS encoding MgtC/SapB family protein gives MAINRESRSDSAGLRTFPLVAISCCAFILTSMDVFESHEAQARVMYGVITGIGFIGGGSIVKNDNSTHGAATAAGIWLTGAIGISSACQRYEIAIVLSAVGFWCFAC, from the coding sequence TTGGCTATTAATAGAGAAAGTCGCTCTGATAGCGCGGGGCTAAGAACATTCCCATTAGTCGCTATTTCCTGTTGTGCTTTTATTTTAACAAGTATGGACGTCTTTGAATCACATGAAGCGCAAGCAAGAGTAATGTACGGTGTCATTACTGGAATTGGCTTTATTGGTGGCGGCTCAATTGTGAAAAATGATAACTCCACACATGGCGCAGCAACCGCTGCAGGTATTTGGTTAACCGGGGCAATAGGGATCTCAAGCGCATGTCAACGATATGAAATCGCAATTGTATTAAGCGCGGTCGGGTTTTGGTGTTTCGCTTGCTAG
- a CDS encoding alkaline phosphatase D family protein, whose translation MKTYTLTPVVLMLMSSVTNAEPEVHYESCKSTFNYLAAQYQGTTDKNNSGSQWCYLKQSIEGATWGHVRTETIPEFKTITGKACKTPSEYQGEKFYGCTTRNHTAPWCYVEEGGWEECQPEAPPALLAHTQPLQSKRLDRVALGSCFKTKGDMPEALAKLIGQQPDLFLWLGDNIYADTTDMAVMRQKYDDKKNNSEYRKFLEAKIPVMATWDDHDFGWNNEGKHYPQRVNAQKEYLRHFDVDKADPRLNGQAGIYEAKMLGGSGETTHVITLDARYFRSPTFSSYGTCEGESSTILGEAQWQWLEQELQKPSEIKLIASGIQVLPPLHQGRSKTNYCAYGDGKTFNAAIASLEETNMSGTSYESWAEMPAQRERLLRLVQKSVNEGKTKAVVFLSGDQHWGELLQKTIPASSTYGQAVNVYEVTASGFGQNWPYHIENPLRLPIYADDKGDGNFAKVCQLPFKYAGVTYQGCITRDNDKPWCYTQVDDNQNGIEGEWGNCAPAGASIPTGRVGAISKDIAKLTTSNRHLINKSGSNYGLIDIDWQNRELKMSIETANEEAVSTIIKF comes from the coding sequence ATGAAAACTTATACTCTCACGCCAGTCGTGTTGATGCTCATGAGCAGCGTCACCAATGCAGAACCTGAAGTTCACTACGAGTCTTGTAAATCCACTTTTAACTATCTAGCCGCTCAGTATCAAGGGACGACGGATAAAAATAATTCAGGTTCGCAGTGGTGCTATTTAAAACAAAGCATCGAAGGCGCAACATGGGGTCATGTCAGAACAGAAACCATCCCGGAATTCAAAACTATAACCGGAAAAGCGTGTAAAACGCCATCGGAGTATCAGGGTGAAAAATTTTATGGCTGTACAACCCGAAATCACACCGCACCTTGGTGCTATGTTGAAGAAGGCGGCTGGGAAGAATGCCAGCCAGAAGCGCCGCCAGCGCTTTTAGCTCACACTCAACCCCTACAAAGTAAGCGATTAGATAGAGTTGCACTTGGCTCATGTTTCAAAACCAAAGGAGATATGCCTGAAGCGCTCGCTAAACTAATTGGTCAACAACCGGATCTATTTCTTTGGTTAGGAGACAATATCTACGCAGATACCACCGATATGGCAGTGATGCGCCAGAAGTACGATGATAAAAAGAACAATAGTGAATATCGCAAGTTTTTAGAGGCAAAGATCCCGGTGATGGCGACTTGGGATGACCATGATTTTGGTTGGAACAATGAAGGCAAACATTATCCACAGAGAGTAAACGCACAGAAAGAATACTTGCGTCACTTTGATGTTGATAAGGCTGACCCAAGACTAAACGGTCAAGCTGGTATTTACGAAGCAAAAATGCTGGGTGGCTCGGGCGAAACCACACATGTGATCACATTGGATGCCCGTTACTTCCGTTCTCCAACTTTTTCAAGTTACGGTACGTGTGAAGGTGAAAGTAGCACCATATTGGGAGAGGCGCAGTGGCAATGGCTTGAGCAAGAGTTACAAAAACCTTCAGAAATCAAGCTCATTGCAAGCGGCATTCAAGTACTGCCTCCACTGCATCAAGGCAGAAGTAAAACTAACTACTGTGCTTATGGAGACGGCAAAACATTTAATGCTGCCATCGCGTCATTAGAAGAAACAAATATGTCTGGTACTAGTTATGAGTCTTGGGCTGAAATGCCAGCACAAAGAGAGCGTTTGCTTAGGTTAGTACAGAAATCAGTGAACGAAGGTAAGACTAAAGCCGTTGTATTTTTGTCTGGCGATCAACATTGGGGAGAGCTTTTGCAAAAGACTATTCCCGCAAGCAGCACATATGGTCAAGCAGTTAACGTCTACGAAGTGACGGCATCTGGGTTTGGTCAAAACTGGCCTTATCATATCGAAAACCCATTAAGGTTACCGATTTACGCAGATGACAAAGGGGATGGCAATTTTGCCAAAGTATGTCAGTTACCGTTCAAATATGCAGGTGTAACCTACCAAGGTTGTATCACGCGAGACAACGATAAGCCTTGGTGTTATACCCAAGTGGATGATAACCAAAACGGCATCGAAGGTGAGTGGGGCAACTGTGCGCCAGCAGGTGCCAGTATTCCAACCGGACGAGTTGGTGCGATAAGCAAAGACATCGCAAAGTTGACAACATCTAACCGCCATTTGATTAATAAATCGGGAAGTAACTACGGCTTGATAGATATAGATTGGCAAAATCGTGAACTGAAAATGTCTATTGAAACGGCAAACGAGGAAGCGGTTTCAACTATTATCAAGTTTTGA